One window of the Tachyglossus aculeatus isolate mTacAcu1 chromosome 12, mTacAcu1.pri, whole genome shotgun sequence genome contains the following:
- the HMGB2 gene encoding high mobility group protein B2 — protein sequence MGKGDPSKPRGKMSSYAFFVQTCREEHKKKHPDSLVNFAEFSKKCSERWKTMAPKEKAKFEDLAKGDKARYDREMKNYVPPKGEKKGKKKDPNAPKRPPSAFFLFCSEQRPKIKSEHPGLSIGDTAKKLGELWSEQSAKDKLPYEQKAAKLKEKYEKDIAAYRAKGKGDLGKKGPGRPTGSKKKAEPEEDEDEDDDDEEDEDEDEE from the exons aTGGGCAAGGGCGACCCCAGCAAGCCCCGGGGGAAGATGTCCTCCTACGCCTTCTTCGTGCAGACCTGCCGGGAGGAGCACAAGAAGAAGCACCCGGACTCGCTCGTCAACTTCGCCGAGTTCTCCAAGAAGTGCTCCGAGCGCTGGAAG ACCATGGCCCCCAAGGAGAAGGCCAAGTTCGAGGATCTGGCCAAGGGCGACAAAGCCCGCTACGACCGTGAGATGAAAAACTACGTCCCGcccaagggggagaagaagggcaaGAAGAAGGACCCCAACGCCCCCAAGAGACCACC GTCGGCCTTCTTCCTGTTCTGCTCGGAACAGCGTCCCAAGATCAAGAGCGAACACCCGGGCCTGTCCATCGGGGACACCGCCAAGAAGCTGGGGGAGCTGTGGTCCGAGCAGTCGGCCAAGGACAAGCTGCCCTACGAGCAGAAGGCGGCCAAGCTAAAGGAGAAATACGAAAAG GATATTGCGGCATATCGcgccaagggcaagggtgatctGGGGAAGAAGGGCCCCGGCCGGCCAACGGGATCCAAGAAGAAGGCGGAACCCGAAGAGGATGAAGACGAGgatgacgacgacgaggaggacgaggacgaggatgaAGAGTAA